The nucleotide window CTCCCCCACATGGCCCGGCTCTGTCTGGTCAGCACCTTCCTGGAGGACGGGTTCAGGATGTGGTTCCAGTGGGGGGAGCAGAGCGAGTACATCGAATCCACCTGGAACTGTGGACACTTCCTCGCCAACATCTTCGTCCTGCTCAACTTGCTGGGGCAGCTGGGtaatatatatgcacacacgtTTGTCTTTCTATAGAGAGCTGAAGACCCGCCCTTCTACTTCCAGTCCATGGGACCTATGTTTTGAAAATTTATGAACGGGAGTGAACGTGGAGagccaaattattttttgatcctGTTTGTATTGAGCTatggattacaaatatgatgttcgtcaatttaaaagataatgttTCAACCGAAGAAAGTCTAAGTTAATTGTTAAATTGTTGAAGTAGTAGACTGTGAAAATGACTACACACTTCAATGTTGCCTGGATGACGTCTGGCTGAAGCTACGTGTTTCTGTGTATCGTACCGGGgatgtaacgttactcaaaTGAGCAGAGAATCTTGCTTGTTCTTTTGCTTATCGGCTGAAAACATTTCACTGGATAAAACACGTCAGGTAagataacgttacatgtgttgtggcacagagctaagctagctagctagctaggtgacGTAAATTGTGTGAGACGAGAGATGTTCACTGAGCGGTTTCACACAAAACTGAGTGGTACTATGACAAACCTACAGCTAACTGAGACTTTCTTAGGcagaaaaattatcttttaaattgacggACATCATATTTGTATTCCATGGATCAAATAAAACGGCCCCAAAAAAATTTGCCTCTCCCCCTTCACtaccattcatattttttcaaaacatgAGTCCCATGAGGTCCACCGAAAGGGACGTGATTTTGGCTCTCTATACTTGTGAGGACCCTCGTTGAAACAGTCCTTTTGAAGAAACCAAAATGCACAAATGTCCTCACTATGATGGTTTAAAACGGAAGCTGGCCCTCACAAAGATAGAGAAAACGGATCATTTAGGAAACTAGTGTCTGTGTTCCAGTTTTTACTTACAACATGACTTAAGTCAGAGATCacttttacaatttaaaattgaTTTACAGATTCAGATGATTAAAACAGCACTGCActagtaataataacaacagcGTTTGAATGGTGAAAGTCATCTTTACACTGGTTGTTGTCAGTTTTGACAATGTTAAGAAGTTGAACATGTGAACAAACCTCTGATGTCTTCAGACACCATGTTTAACGGCTAACACATGACAAACTGAATGTCTTCGCCTCATGATAATAAATTGCCTGTTACGTGCAAAAAAATGTCAGTCATCATAACACAGAAATGTCCTAAATAAAACCATCTGTatgtctctctgcaggtggCTGTGTGTTAATCCTTAGTAGAAACTTTGTTCAGTATGCCTGCTTCACTCTGTTTGGGATCATTGGCctccaggtacacacacacacacacacacacacacacacacacacacacacacacacccccttcaccgacacacacaccccacacgtCTGTCGCGGCAGATGTGAAGGTGCCTTCTCTAATATCGAATGAGTTAACGTCAGCCTTTAATCAGCTCTTCATGATGTCCGACAATGGTTTACCGGTTTGAAGTGTCTTTCTGTTCTTCCGTCCTCCGTTTTAGACGACACATGAAACCTGAACAGGTTTTCAGTCCATTGTGTGTTCactttggaaataaaaaataaaaaaaataaaaaaacagtatccAAACGGAATTACTCTGGACAATTTTGTCTCACAGCgctaaaagaaattgaaaacaaGCGCTGACTATGACCACCAGAGTACGGATGTACAGCACATACAGTTgatgtttcctcctcctctgcagaCGCTGGCCTACAGCATCCTGTGGGACCCAAAGTTTCTCATGAGGTGAGTCTGCACAACCACAGTCTGCTCGGAGCCCTCTTTAATGATTATCTTaacatctttttaaagaatttctccatgtttccttccctcctctctctttgtttcctctcctcctccatctcctttcCTCACCTTTCCCCGTTTCCTCTTTTCCCCTCTCTGCTTgcttcccctcccctcctcccccctgtAGGAACCTGGCGTTGGGGGgaggcctcctcctcctcctggcaGAGTGTCGGGGGGAAGCTCGCAGTGTGTTTGCAGGAGTTCCTTCTCTTGGTCATCAGAGCTCTCCGAAACACCTGCTGCAGCTGGGAGGAAGGGTCCTCCTTGTCCTCATGTTCATGACGCTGCTGCACTTTGACCTCAGCCTATTCAGTGTGagtgacgcacacacacagttgctttttggagatatatatatatatatatatatatatatatatatatatatatacacacacacacacacacacacacacacacacacacacacacacacacacacacacatttctatttttagaaCATCATAGAAAATGTCTCAGCTGTGTCTATTTCTTTTAGGTTTAATACAACAAAGCTGATTCTGAACATACTAATGTGttcatgttagcatgttagcatgctatgttaaaatacaacgGAGGTTGATGGGAATTCAGTCGTTTATGGAGCACGCAACAtctcaaaatatttttgtttcattttaaattcaagTCATGATCTTGTTCACAGAAGATCAAACACGACCACGTTTCAGGACTTCAAGGGCTACGTCGTTGATAGTTTTAAAGATTTTCTATTTAATAAAGGTTTGTCCTCAACATTGATTTTATATTGTCCCATTTACAAAAAATTGTGAAGGGGACAATATAACTTAAGTTCGAAGCATCCTTGAACGCATCAAATGTTAGATTTTCTTTCACTAACCTCTCA belongs to Etheostoma spectabile isolate EspeVRDwgs_2016 chromosome 5, UIUC_Espe_1.0, whole genome shotgun sequence and includes:
- the surf4l gene encoding surfeit locus protein 4: MGHGDLMSRAEDVADQFLRVTKHYLPHMARLCLVSTFLEDGFRMWFQWGEQSEYIESTWNCGHFLANIFVLLNLLGQLGGCVLILSRNFVQYACFTLFGIIGLQTLAYSILWDPKFLMRNLALGGGLLLLLAECRGEARSVFAGVPSLGHQSSPKHLLQLGGRVLLVLMFMTLLHFDLSLFSILQNLVGTALIVLVAVGFKTKLAALTLVVWLLCINFTFNAFWSIPSYKPMHDFLKYDFFQTTSVIGGLLLVVALGPGGVSMDEKKKEW